A single window of Desulfovibrio sp. G11 DNA harbors:
- the qmoC gene encoding quinone-interacting membrane-bound oxidoreductase complex subunit QmoC: MAQITIKPDLEFVRALEEAGGDSLKKCYQCATCSVACPLSPANAPYPRKEMVWASWGLKDKLRGDIDLWLCHNCGNCSDLCPRGAKPADLMGAARNVIYKDLTEPTVVGKWMSKPSGLPILFGIPAVIWLVVWWIRAGFNGGQWFPRAADGRIVFGQIFYGDYTIDPIFILTFFGALFILARGVMKLWALFRPEGTTTVIGKTKCWIWHLWDVLWDEVITHRKFDDCETGPATGKDTPSRKYGHFLLVWSFVILACVTAIVAFAHWGGKVIPIIHFETPMPLTFPVKILANIGALMLLLGLGFLTVRRLRLNPRFQGSNWYDWYLLGIIWLVAVTGVLAQCFRLADTIVPAFLVYYLHLVFVWMLFAYLPWSKLGHFVYRTAALLYARMYGRS; the protein is encoded by the coding sequence ATGGCACAAATTACCATCAAACCTGATCTGGAGTTTGTCAGGGCGCTGGAAGAGGCGGGGGGCGATTCCCTCAAGAAGTGTTACCAGTGCGCCACATGCTCGGTGGCATGCCCACTGTCTCCTGCCAATGCGCCTTATCCGCGCAAGGAAATGGTGTGGGCCTCCTGGGGCCTCAAGGACAAACTGCGTGGAGATATCGACCTGTGGCTTTGCCACAACTGCGGCAACTGCTCTGACCTGTGCCCGCGCGGAGCCAAACCCGCTGATCTTATGGGCGCGGCGCGTAACGTCATTTACAAGGACCTGACCGAACCCACGGTAGTGGGCAAGTGGATGAGCAAACCTTCGGGCCTGCCCATTCTCTTCGGCATTCCTGCTGTCATATGGCTTGTGGTGTGGTGGATCCGCGCCGGCTTCAACGGTGGCCAGTGGTTCCCCCGCGCTGCCGATGGCCGTATTGTGTTCGGTCAGATATTCTACGGCGATTATACCATCGACCCCATCTTCATACTGACGTTCTTTGGCGCACTCTTCATTCTGGCGCGCGGCGTCATGAAACTGTGGGCGCTCTTCAGGCCTGAAGGCACAACGACCGTCATCGGCAAAACAAAATGTTGGATATGGCATTTGTGGGACGTGCTGTGGGATGAAGTCATCACGCACCGCAAGTTCGACGACTGCGAAACCGGCCCCGCCACGGGCAAGGATACCCCCAGCCGTAAGTACGGACACTTTCTGCTGGTGTGGAGCTTTGTGATCCTGGCCTGCGTAACCGCCATAGTGGCTTTCGCCCACTGGGGCGGCAAGGTGATACCCATCATCCATTTTGAAACGCCCATGCCGTTGACCTTCCCGGTAAAAATTCTTGCCAACATCGGCGCGCTCATGCTGCTGCTGGGTCTGGGCTTTCTTACGGTGCGCCGTCTGCGCCTGAACCCCAGGTTCCAGGGATCCAACTGGTACGACTGGTACCTGCTGGGCATCATCTGGCTGGTGGCAGTTACCGGTGTGCTGGCACAGTGCTTCCGCCTGGCGGACACCATTGTGCCCGCCTTCCTGGTGTACTACCTGCACCTAGTTTTTGTGTGGATGCTCTTTGCCTATCTGCCCTGGTCCAAACTCGGGCACTTTGTCTACCGCACGGCGGCCCTGCTGTACGCCCGCATGTACGGCAGAAGCTAG
- a CDS encoding GNAT family N-acetyltransferase: MIRAATPQDEAAIRQCARLAYEGYTPLMGREPAPMTADFAAQIAAGLTHVYLGEDNRVQGYIVFYPQGDHMLLESVAVLPQAAGRGMGKALIAFCENEARRLGLDAVRLYTNEKMTANLSIYLRLGYTETGRRIEDGFKRVFFEKLLV; the protein is encoded by the coding sequence ATGATAAGAGCCGCCACGCCACAGGACGAAGCCGCCATACGGCAATGCGCCCGTCTGGCCTATGAGGGCTATACCCCGCTCATGGGCCGCGAGCCTGCCCCCATGACGGCCGACTTCGCCGCGCAGATCGCGGCCGGACTGACGCATGTCTATCTGGGAGAAGACAACAGGGTACAGGGCTATATTGTTTTCTATCCCCAGGGCGACCACATGTTGCTGGAAAGCGTGGCCGTGCTGCCCCAAGCCGCAGGCCGGGGCATGGGCAAGGCGCTTATTGCCTTCTGCGAGAATGAAGCCCGGCGGCTTGGCCTCGATGCGGTGCGCCTGTACACCAACGAAAAAATGACTGCCAATCTCTCCATCTACCTCCGCCTGGGCTATACGGAAACCGGCCGCCGCATTGAAGATGGCTTTAAACGGGTCTTCTTTGAAAAGCTCCTGGTCTAG
- a CDS encoding SlyX family protein: protein MPNMLEDRLTRLEELTFFQEERIEKLDAALTAQQTQLDAVERELADARLVIRSLRDKLAQQPENTLPPHFMPERW from the coding sequence ATGCCCAACATGCTTGAAGACAGGCTCACCCGGCTGGAAGAGCTGACATTTTTTCAGGAAGAACGCATCGAAAAACTGGACGCCGCCCTCACGGCGCAGCAGACGCAGCTTGATGCAGTGGAAAGGGAGCTGGCCGATGCCCGCCTTGTTATCCGCTCCCTGCGTGACAAGCTGGCCCAACAGCCGGAAAATACATTGCCGCCCCATTTTATGCCGGAGCGCTGGTAA
- a CDS encoding YgiQ family radical SAM protein, with protein MATKRSGPALSAPRRPAGNAGAASVSGPDSLHRQPLFVPMSVEEMHALGWDCLDVLFVTGDAYVDHSSFGSVLLARWLIHHGFRAGIVAQPRWDKPDDLLVMGRPRLFAGISAGALDSLLAHYTAFRKKRHDDAYTPGGKAGARPNRACLVYANLARRAFPGLPLALGGIEASLRRVSHYDFWTDSLRKPILMDAKADLLIWGMGEYATLEYARRLHKAEDTRGIPGTAWLDRLEQTPEGPRPAGLPPELAQTPAVPLPSHEDILADPVQLLVMTQALERQVHRLDAWAFQPVGDRALVLARPAPPLTTEEMDALYEIPFTRRPHPSYREPIPAAEMMRTSITSHRGCGGGCSFCSLALHQGRRISSRSEDSILAEARRLGQENMERGKGPVAISDVGGPTANMWQGYCALDRMHERGSANRTNPAPAQPRSQAGAEERNTSRCRRTSCCYPTICKFFTTPQGKHVGLLRSVAALPEVKQARIASGVRADLALRDAAALAAYTGEFTGGQLKVAPEHCAPGVLSLMRKPPLEVFEAFLASFIRQSKAAGREQYVVPYLLSGFPGCTDNDMRTLANWLRERNWNPRQTQCFIPTPGTIATAMFYCGKNEAGEDIYVARTDAQRLRQHGILMPGRSSAEGRRQGRPNRPDKQGKKAAAEKDATAGKRTAPGRGTAKSATTATRRNTRRAAAAAGEQTGPTIPQGQTVPGARQSNIRLAKQNAQEMEKPAGAVTAAPKQQNFPSPDAEPEAQENSHAQHA; from the coding sequence ATGGCAACTAAACGCTCCGGTCCGGCACTTTCCGCGCCCCGGCGTCCCGCAGGGAATGCCGGGGCCGCTTCCGTCTCCGGCCCTGACAGCCTGCATCGGCAGCCTCTTTTTGTCCCTATGAGCGTGGAAGAAATGCACGCCCTCGGCTGGGACTGTCTGGATGTGCTCTTTGTCACCGGCGATGCCTATGTGGACCATTCCTCTTTTGGCAGCGTACTGCTGGCCCGCTGGCTCATCCACCACGGCTTTCGCGCCGGCATTGTGGCCCAGCCCCGCTGGGACAAGCCGGATGACCTGCTGGTTATGGGCAGGCCGCGCCTGTTCGCCGGAATCAGCGCGGGCGCGCTGGACTCCCTGCTGGCTCACTACACCGCCTTTCGCAAAAAGCGGCATGACGATGCCTATACCCCGGGCGGCAAAGCCGGAGCGCGGCCCAACCGGGCCTGTCTCGTTTATGCCAACCTGGCCCGCAGGGCTTTTCCGGGCCTGCCGCTGGCCCTTGGCGGCATAGAGGCCAGCCTGCGCCGGGTGAGCCACTATGATTTCTGGACAGACTCCCTGCGCAAACCCATACTTATGGATGCCAAGGCTGACCTGCTTATCTGGGGCATGGGTGAATACGCCACGCTTGAATATGCCCGGCGGCTTCATAAAGCTGAAGATACGCGCGGCATCCCCGGCACAGCCTGGCTCGACAGGCTCGAGCAGACGCCGGAAGGCCCCCGGCCAGCCGGCCTGCCGCCGGAGCTGGCCCAAACCCCGGCCGTGCCACTACCGTCCCATGAAGACATCCTGGCCGATCCCGTACAACTGCTTGTCATGACCCAGGCCCTGGAGCGCCAGGTACACAGGCTGGACGCCTGGGCTTTTCAGCCCGTGGGCGACCGCGCCCTTGTGCTGGCCCGCCCCGCGCCCCCCCTGACAACAGAAGAAATGGATGCACTGTACGAAATTCCCTTTACCCGGCGGCCCCACCCAAGTTACCGCGAACCCATACCAGCGGCAGAAATGATGCGCACCAGCATTACCAGCCACAGGGGCTGCGGCGGTGGCTGCTCTTTCTGCTCACTGGCCCTGCACCAGGGGCGCCGCATCAGCTCGCGTTCCGAAGACTCCATTCTGGCCGAAGCCCGCAGGCTCGGACAGGAAAACATGGAGCGCGGCAAGGGGCCGGTAGCCATATCAGACGTAGGCGGTCCCACAGCCAACATGTGGCAGGGCTACTGCGCCCTGGACCGCATGCATGAGCGCGGGTCCGCAAACCGCACGAATCCCGCGCCGGCCCAACCCCGTTCACAGGCCGGGGCGGAGGAGCGCAATACAAGCCGCTGCCGCCGCACGAGCTGCTGTTATCCCACAATCTGCAAGTTTTTCACCACGCCGCAGGGCAAACATGTGGGTCTGCTGCGCAGTGTGGCCGCCCTGCCCGAAGTCAAACAGGCCCGTATTGCCAGCGGTGTCCGGGCCGACCTGGCCTTGCGTGATGCCGCCGCCCTGGCTGCCTATACGGGCGAATTCACGGGCGGGCAGCTCAAGGTGGCCCCAGAGCATTGCGCCCCCGGCGTATTGAGCCTCATGCGCAAGCCGCCGCTGGAAGTTTTTGAAGCCTTTCTGGCAAGCTTTATTCGCCAGAGCAAGGCGGCAGGCCGCGAACAGTATGTTGTCCCCTACCTTCTCAGCGGTTTTCCCGGCTGCACGGATAACGATATGCGCACTCTCGCGAACTGGCTGCGTGAGCGCAACTGGAATCCCCGCCAGACCCAGTGCTTTATCCCCACGCCCGGAACCATAGCCACGGCCATGTTTTATTGCGGTAAAAATGAAGCCGGAGAAGACATTTACGTAGCCCGCACCGATGCCCAGCGCCTGCGTCAGCACGGCATCCTCATGCCTGGACGCAGCAGCGCCGAGGGCAGAAGGCAGGGCAGGCCAAACAGACCAGACAAGCAGGGCAAAAAAGCTGCTGCGGAAAAGGACGCTACAGCGGGCAAACGTACTGCCCCGGGGCGGGGCACGGCGAAAAGCGCCACAACGGCAACAAGACGGAACACACGGCGGGCAGCGGCCGCAGCCGGGGAACAAACCGGCCCGACCATCCCGCAAGGCCAGACCGTTCCAGGCGCACGGCAGAGCAACATCCGCCTCGCGAAGCAGAACGCGCAAGAGATGGAAAAACCGGCCGGGGCAGTGACCGCGGCCCCAAAACAGCAAAATTTCCCGTCCCCGGACGCCGAGCCTGAAGCACAGGAGAACAGTCATGCCCAACATGCTTGA
- a CDS encoding EF-hand domain-containing protein, with the protein MTRTLNLPDIPALLKLSLLPLLAAIVLMASPAQAMPGMGGGAGMGDKFDQMDTNKDGKVSREEFKALFPNMRDEAFVAIDQDGDGFISIDEWNAFMKDHSSGMRPNRGMGGGPMGAPGDPMMPNPGNPDLPLVTPPNGN; encoded by the coding sequence ATGACGCGCACCCTGAATCTGCCCGATATTCCGGCCCTGCTCAAACTATCCCTGCTGCCCCTGCTGGCCGCCATTGTCCTTATGGCATCTCCGGCACAGGCCATGCCCGGCATGGGCGGAGGAGCCGGTATGGGCGACAAGTTCGACCAGATGGATACCAACAAGGACGGCAAGGTCAGCCGTGAAGAGTTCAAGGCGCTTTTCCCCAACATGCGCGATGAAGCCTTTGTTGCCATTGACCAGGATGGCGACGGCTTTATCTCCATTGATGAATGGAACGCCTTTATGAAAGACCACTCTTCCGGCATGCGTCCCAACCGTGGCATGGGCGGTGGTCCCATGGGTGCGCCCGGTGATCCGATGATGCCCAACCCGGGCAACCCCGATCTGCCGCTGGTTACGCCGCCCAATGGCAACTAA
- a CDS encoding ABC transporter ATP-binding protein: MLLEVENLYAGYGKIEALHGISFHVNEGEIVTLIGANGAGKSTTLKAVMRLPPPESPSVFSGDIRFKGESILKTEPHNVVARLKMDLVPEGRHIFGNLTVRENLKLATWTRKDGGVEKDMDRVFDLFPRLKERIHQRSDTLSGGEQQMLAVGRALMTSCSVILLDEPSMGLSPLLMYDMFRTFKKLNSEGLTVIVVEQNARLALQVADRGYVLDTGGIVAQGTAAELADTPEIKAAYLGA; the protein is encoded by the coding sequence ATGCTGCTTGAAGTGGAAAATCTCTATGCGGGCTACGGCAAGATAGAAGCCTTGCACGGTATCTCCTTTCATGTGAACGAGGGCGAAATAGTCACCCTCATCGGGGCCAACGGGGCGGGAAAATCCACCACGCTCAAGGCGGTCATGCGTCTGCCCCCGCCGGAATCCCCCTCGGTGTTCAGCGGCGACATCCGCTTCAAGGGAGAGTCCATACTCAAAACTGAGCCGCACAACGTGGTGGCGCGCCTCAAAATGGACCTTGTACCCGAGGGCAGGCATATTTTCGGTAACCTCACCGTGCGTGAAAACCTCAAACTTGCCACCTGGACCCGCAAGGACGGCGGCGTAGAAAAAGACATGGACAGGGTTTTTGATCTTTTTCCCCGCCTTAAAGAGCGCATACACCAGCGCAGCGACACGCTTTCCGGCGGCGAGCAGCAGATGCTGGCCGTGGGCCGGGCGCTGATGACAAGCTGCTCCGTCATCCTGCTGGACGAGCCGTCCATGGGGCTTTCGCCCCTGCTCATGTACGACATGTTCCGTACCTTCAAAAAGCTCAACAGCGAAGGACTCACCGTCATTGTGGTAGAGCAGAACGCCCGCCTGGCCCTGCAGGTGGCTGACCGTGGCTATGTACTGGATACCGGGGGCATTGTGGCCCAGGGAACCGCTGCGGAACTGGCGGATACGCCGGAAATAAAGGCCGCCTACCTGGGCGCATAG
- a CDS encoding ABC transporter ATP-binding protein, translated as MALLEMKDVTQRFGGLIALSCFNIQIEDHSLTGLIGPNGAGKTTVFNLASHFYHATEGEITFDGHKYRPKLAPHEVTTLGMARTFQNIRLWPGMTVLDNICVSQYSRLGYGLLDAWFNTGRYGREEKRIKKKAAEILEIMELGHVAEELPKNLPYGLQRRVELARALSTDPKLLLLDEPAAGLNSSDVDGLIKHIGWIYDQFKIAIWMIEHQMKVVMSLCRHITVVEFGQTIASGTPQEIQNNPDVIKAYLGDENV; from the coding sequence TTGGCACTGCTTGAAATGAAAGACGTAACACAGCGCTTCGGCGGTCTTATCGCGCTGTCATGCTTCAACATACAGATCGAGGACCACAGCCTCACGGGGCTTATCGGTCCCAACGGCGCGGGAAAAACCACGGTATTCAACCTGGCTTCACATTTTTACCACGCTACCGAGGGCGAAATCACCTTTGACGGCCACAAGTACCGGCCCAAGCTTGCGCCCCATGAAGTGACCACGCTGGGCATGGCGCGCACCTTTCAGAACATCCGCCTGTGGCCCGGCATGACGGTGCTGGACAATATCTGCGTGTCGCAATACAGCCGCCTGGGCTACGGCCTGCTGGACGCATGGTTCAACACGGGCCGCTACGGGCGCGAAGAAAAGCGCATCAAGAAAAAGGCAGCGGAAATTCTGGAAATTATGGAGCTGGGGCATGTGGCAGAGGAACTGCCCAAAAACCTTCCCTACGGCCTGCAACGCCGTGTGGAACTGGCCCGCGCCCTTTCCACCGATCCCAAGCTGCTCTTGCTGGACGAGCCGGCGGCAGGGCTCAACTCGTCTGATGTGGACGGCCTGATCAAGCATATCGGCTGGATTTACGACCAGTTCAAAATCGCCATATGGATGATCGAGCACCAGATGAAGGTGGTCATGTCGCTTTGCCGGCATATTACCGTGGTGGAATTCGGCCAGACCATCGCCAGCGGCACGCCGCAGGAAATCCAGAACAATCCCGATGTCATCAAGGCCTATCTGGGCGACGAGAACGTGTAG
- a CDS encoding branched-chain amino acid ABC transporter permease encodes MVVGVLLICAEQFSWIDGYWLSVLKFMGINIVFAASLNLVNGYMGEFSCGHAGFMCVGAYVGGLISIILFTSNKLVGAPLLPPELAPLLFPLVILVAGGVAAIFGLLVALPSFKTRDDYLAIITIAANYIIIALIINIDVVGGPRGLSGMRGVVRAMEGVADLPWMMVWVVLLVMASIMMLYRLVNSTLGKGIPAVCQNEVAAEIMSVNTKKVKLVAFMVSAGIAGMAGAVYAHMFSSIYANSFGIMKSTEAMVMVYLGGMGSLSGSVLAAIFFTLLIEILRFALPALSDLLHHLPFVPDSFMISQEWKWVLIPLILILLMQFRPEGLLGNRELTQVFPRLKKLLAPARVE; translated from the coding sequence ATGGTCGTGGGTGTGCTGCTCATCTGTGCAGAGCAGTTTTCGTGGATAGACGGTTACTGGCTGTCCGTGCTCAAGTTTATGGGCATCAACATTGTTTTTGCCGCCAGCCTCAACCTGGTTAACGGCTACATGGGCGAATTTTCTTGCGGGCATGCTGGTTTCATGTGTGTAGGAGCCTATGTGGGGGGGCTTATCTCCATCATCCTGTTCACCAGCAACAAGCTTGTGGGCGCGCCCCTGCTGCCGCCGGAACTGGCCCCCCTGCTTTTTCCGCTGGTCATTCTTGTGGCGGGCGGCGTGGCGGCCATATTCGGCCTGCTGGTAGCCCTGCCTTCGTTCAAGACGCGTGACGACTACCTTGCCATCATTACCATCGCGGCCAACTATATTATCATCGCCCTTATCATCAATATTGATGTGGTCGGCGGGCCGCGCGGCCTTTCCGGCATGCGCGGCGTGGTGCGCGCCATGGAAGGCGTGGCCGATCTGCCGTGGATGATGGTGTGGGTGGTACTGCTTGTGATGGCGTCCATCATGATGCTTTACCGGCTTGTGAACAGCACACTTGGCAAGGGGATTCCGGCCGTATGCCAGAATGAGGTTGCCGCAGAAATCATGAGTGTGAACACAAAAAAGGTAAAACTTGTGGCCTTTATGGTGTCCGCAGGCATAGCGGGCATGGCCGGCGCTGTTTACGCGCACATGTTCAGTTCCATCTACGCCAACAGCTTCGGCATCATGAAATCCACCGAAGCAATGGTTATGGTTTATCTGGGCGGCATGGGTTCCCTTTCCGGCTCTGTGCTGGCGGCCATATTTTTTACCCTGCTTATCGAGATACTGCGCTTCGCCCTGCCTGCCCTGAGCGACCTCCTGCATCATCTGCCCTTTGTTCCCGACAGCTTCATGATCAGTCAGGAATGGAAATGGGTGCTTATTCCCCTCATCCTTATCCTGCTCATGCAGTTTCGCCCTGAAGGACTGCTGGGCAACCGCGAGCTTACCCAGGTCTTTCCCCGGCTGAAAAAACTGCTTGCCCCGGCTCGCGTGGAATAG
- a CDS encoding branched-chain amino acid ABC transporter permease, whose protein sequence is MDFFLQQMLNALQWGSFYALIALGYTLVYGVLRLINFAHGDIFMVGAYIAFFVSTWLISTDGMGLPQQAVLWLTIPLTMILTAFVGVTIERVAYRPLRRKGAHRLYVVITALMCGLILENGNLALLGATKRKLPELVDKTVYSFGPLVVTNLKLWVIVAAILVFLVLQTIVTRTKVGMAMRAVSWDRFALPLMGIPLDSVIVVTFILGSGIAGLGGMLFAMCYPTLEPYMGAMIGWKAFIAAVVGGIGDIRGAFVGGFLLAFVEIMVVAFLPSTYMDLFSFTILLLILWMRPTGIFGTPQTTKI, encoded by the coding sequence ATGGATTTCTTTTTGCAGCAGATGCTTAATGCCCTGCAATGGGGCAGTTTTTATGCGCTGATAGCCTTGGGCTATACCCTGGTGTACGGGGTGTTGCGCCTTATCAACTTCGCGCATGGCGATATTTTTATGGTAGGCGCGTACATCGCCTTTTTTGTTTCCACCTGGCTTATTTCCACAGACGGCATGGGCCTGCCCCAGCAGGCCGTATTGTGGCTGACCATTCCCCTGACCATGATACTTACCGCCTTTGTGGGCGTGACCATTGAGCGCGTGGCCTACCGCCCTCTGCGCCGCAAGGGTGCCCACCGCCTGTACGTGGTCATTACGGCCCTTATGTGCGGCCTTATTCTTGAAAACGGCAACCTGGCCCTGCTTGGAGCCACCAAACGCAAACTGCCAGAACTGGTAGACAAAACAGTCTATTCCTTCGGCCCTCTCGTGGTCACCAACCTGAAGCTCTGGGTTATTGTGGCCGCGATTCTCGTTTTTCTTGTTTTGCAAACCATCGTTACGCGCACCAAGGTGGGCATGGCCATGCGTGCCGTCTCCTGGGACCGTTTCGCCCTGCCGCTCATGGGCATCCCCTTGGACAGCGTCATTGTGGTCACCTTTATTCTCGGCTCCGGCATAGCGGGGCTTGGCGGCATGCTTTTCGCCATGTGCTACCCCACCCTTGAACCATACATGGGGGCCATGATCGGCTGGAAAGCCTTTATCGCCGCCGTGGTGGGCGGCATAGGCGACATACGCGGGGCCTTTGTGGGCGGCTTTTTGCTGGCCTTTGTGGAAATTATGGTGGTGGCATTTCTGCCTTCAACCTATATGGATCTATTTTCTTTCACCATTTTACTGCTCATTCTGTGGATGCGGCCCACAGGCATTTTCGGAACCCCCCAAACGACCAAAATATAG
- a CDS encoding ABC transporter substrate-binding protein has translation MKLFKLVTACALSLFVGQAALAAEKPIKIGFPIPLTGEIPKVGEGSKFAAEMLKEEINAKGGLKVGDKYYPLEFIYEDNESKPESAVNVTLKLIARDKVHAIVGPQSSRQAVPAGGVANDEEVPLITPWSTNPDATNGRPWVFRGAFLDPFQAPVAVDFATKQFNAKKAAVLFEVSNDYSKGLADNFKEAFEKTHGKGSVVAMESHGPKDQDFSAQLTKIIAAKPDFIFVPENYSFAALIVPQARDLGYKGPFMGSDAWGSAELFNLCGKDCVGQYFSTHYTAEGATGKTREFIDKYKAKYGYVPDDVAALTWDSINIVLQAIQNAGKVDPDLKKQRKIIRDNMAAIENFDGITGSMKFDDNGDPIKCAVIVRVTDSGSFAFVESVCPK, from the coding sequence ATGAAGTTGTTCAAGTTGGTGACCGCCTGCGCCTTGTCGCTTTTTGTGGGACAGGCGGCCCTTGCGGCAGAAAAGCCCATCAAAATCGGCTTCCCCATCCCCCTTACGGGCGAAATCCCCAAGGTGGGCGAAGGCTCCAAGTTTGCGGCCGAAATGCTGAAAGAAGAAATCAACGCCAAGGGCGGACTCAAGGTGGGCGATAAATATTACCCCCTCGAATTCATTTATGAAGACAACGAATCCAAGCCCGAATCCGCGGTCAATGTCACCCTCAAGCTCATCGCGCGCGACAAGGTGCACGCCATTGTAGGCCCGCAGTCCTCACGTCAGGCCGTGCCTGCCGGGGGCGTCGCCAATGATGAAGAAGTCCCCCTGATCACCCCCTGGTCCACCAATCCCGACGCCACCAACGGCCGCCCCTGGGTTTTCCGCGGCGCGTTCCTTGATCCTTTCCAGGCGCCGGTGGCTGTAGACTTTGCCACCAAGCAGTTCAACGCCAAAAAGGCCGCCGTGCTTTTCGAAGTCTCCAACGATTACTCCAAGGGCCTTGCCGACAATTTTAAAGAGGCTTTTGAAAAAACACACGGTAAAGGCTCTGTAGTAGCCATGGAATCCCACGGTCCCAAGGACCAGGATTTTTCCGCCCAGTTGACCAAGATCATCGCAGCCAAGCCCGACTTTATCTTTGTGCCCGAAAATTACAGCTTTGCGGCCCTGATCGTGCCGCAGGCCCGCGACCTTGGCTATAAGGGACCTTTCATGGGTTCTGATGCCTGGGGTTCGGCAGAGCTGTTCAACCTTTGCGGCAAAGACTGCGTGGGACAGTATTTCTCCACCCACTATACGGCCGAAGGCGCAACGGGAAAAACGCGTGAATTCATCGACAAGTACAAGGCCAAGTACGGCTATGTGCCTGACGATGTGGCCGCCCTTACCTGGGACTCCATCAACATCGTTCTTCAGGCCATACAAAATGCCGGCAAGGTTGATCCGGACCTCAAAAAGCAGCGTAAGATCATCCGCGACAACATGGCTGCCATTGAAAACTTTGACGGCATCACCGGCAGCATGAAATTTGACGACAACGGCGACCCCATAAAGTGCGCGGTTATCGTCAGGGTAACTGACAGCGGCAGCTTCGCCTTTGTGGAGTCCGTCTGTCCCAAATAG